The Zingiber officinale cultivar Zhangliang chromosome 9A, Zo_v1.1, whole genome shotgun sequence genome window below encodes:
- the LOC122021729 gene encoding F-box/kelch-repeat protein At3g61590-like: MAGDASWEESYPIAYFHREIAVLKPMPPGDRDSSDQEEDTLISLDAILPDDLLEKVLSFLPIASIVRSSSVCKRWYEAVHSGRPSWAKMSPQKPWYFMFTCSDDAVSGYAYDPSLRKWYSFDFPWIEKSNWLTSSSCGLVCVMDGEDRSRIFVCNPVTRDWKRLGDAPGGCSPDYCALAVSVDRRTHGYTVAVAKCKQVPQDYYQWDFSIHIYESATSSWVTLFTQVLAGWRSGDECVICNGVLYLLIYSTSVLRNVESRHCLVMYDLAPRPSSSGTSLMQMAIPAPCSLTCGRLMNLGDRLVMVGGIGKHDRPGIIKGIGIWELEKKEWWEVARMPHKFFQGFGEFDDVFASSGADDLVYIQSFGSPALLTFDMSQKLWKWSVKSPVTKRFPLQLFTGFCFEPRLEVAS, from the coding sequence ATGGCTGGTGATGCATCGTGGGAGGAGAGTTATCCCATCGCCTACTTCCACCGCGAGATTGCAGTGTTGAAGCCCATGCCGCCTGGAGATAGAGACAGCAGCGACCAGGAGGAGGACACATTGATCTCGTTAGACGCGATTTTGCCCGACGATCTACTGGAGAAGGTGCTCTCCTTCCTGCCCATCGCCAGCATCGTCCGGTCGAGCTCCGTCTGCAAACGGTGGTACGAGGCCGTGCACTCCGGGCGGCCGTCGTGGGCCAAGATGTCGCCGCAGAAGCCATGGTACTTTATGTTTACCTGCAGCGACGACGCCGTCTCCGGCTATGCCTACGACCCGAGCCTCCGCAAGTGGTACAGCTTCGACTTCCCGTGGATCGAGAAGAGCAACTGGTTGACCTCCTCCTCCTGCGGCCTGGTCTGCGTCATGGACGGCGAAGACCGAAGCCGCATCTTCGTCTGCAACCCAGTCACGCGCGACTGGAAGAGGCTGGGCGACGCCCCCGGCGGGTGCTCCCCCGATTACTGCGCCCTGGCGGTGTCGGTCGACCGGCGCACGCACGGCTACACGGTGGCCGTCGCCAAGTGCAAGCAGGTGCCGCAGGACTACTACCAGTGGGACTTCTCCATCCACATCTACGAGTCGGCCACCAGCTCCTGGGTCACCCTCTTCACCCAAGTCCTCGCCGGCTGGAGGAGCGGCGATGAGTGCGTCATCTGCAATGGAGTCCTCTACCTGCTAATCTACTCCACCAGCGTCCTCCGCAACGTGGAGTCGCGCCATTGCTTGGTGATGTACGACCTGGCCCCGCGGCCCTCCTCTTCCGGGACGTCTCTGATGCAAATGGCTATCCCCGCGCCCTGCTCTCTGACCTGCGGCCGATTGATGAATCTCGGCGACAGATTGGTCATGGTCGGCGGGATAGGGAAGCATGACCGACCGGGGATCATCAAAGGGATCGGGATTTGGGAGCTGGAGAAGAAGGAATGGTGGGAGGTGGCTCGGATGCCGCACAAATTCTTCCAAGGCTTCGGCGAATTCGACGACGTCTTCGCCAGCAGCGGCGCCGACGACCTAGTCTACATACAGAGCTTCGGTTCTCCGGCGCTGCTGACCTTCGACATGAGCCAGAAGCTGTGGAAGTGGTCGGTGAAGAGCCCGGTGACCAAACGTTTCCCCCTCCAACTCTTCACCGGCTTCTGCTTCGAGCCCAGGCTCGAGGTGGCTTCCTGA
- the LOC122019497 gene encoding uncharacterized protein C24B11.05-like, with protein MTIDEAAVATSPKVGIAFSNRLRHVESMSLHPSSADMESKEMCTKTNIGYDCLLFDLDDTLYQLSSGIVAECCKNILEYMVEKLEVEESNLLELCIVLYKHYRTTMAGLKAIGYNFDYDDFHSFVHGRLPYETLKPNPVISQLLLCLPVQKIFTNGDQAHAAKVLKKLYLEDCFDTIICFETLNPPSSSSREDNSANIFDIIGYLLKPDPNVNLPKISILCKPSIEAIEHALKIANIDPPENCKLHL; from the exons ATGACGATCGATGAGGCGGCGGTGGCAACGTCTCCAAAGGTGGGCATCGCGTTCTCCAACCGCCTTCGGCACGTGGAATCCATGTCCCTGCACCCCTCAAGCGCTG ATATGGAATCAAAGGAGATGTGCACGAAAACTAATATCGGATATGATTGCCTTTTGTTCG atcttGATGACACCCTCTATCAATTGAGTTCCGGAATTGTCGCCGAGTGCTGCAAAAATATTTTAG AATATATGGTTGAAAAATTAGAGGTTGAAGAAAGTAATTTACTAGAGTTGTGTATTGTTCTGTATAAGCACTATAGAACAACAATGGCTGGTTTAAAG GCCATTGGCTATAACTTCGATTATGATGATTTCCATAG CTTTGTCCATGGAAGATTACCATATGAAACATTAAAGCCAAATCCTGTTATAAGTCAACTTTTATTGTGTCTTCCAGTTCAAAAA ATATTCACTAATGGTGATCAAGCTCATGCTGCTAAAGTGCTTAAGAAGCTATATCTCGAAGATTGTTTTGATACTATTATTTGCTTTGAGACACTAAACCCACCATCCTCTTCATCTAGAGAAGATAATTCAGCCAACATCTTTGACATAATTGGCTACTTATTGAAACCTGATCCAAATGTTAATCTACCAAAGATATCAATATTGTGTAAACCATCCATTGAAGCCATTGAGCACGCTCTCAAGATTGCAAACATTGATCCCCCAGAGAACTGTAAGTTGCATTTATGA